Genomic segment of Oncorhynchus keta strain PuntledgeMale-10-30-2019 chromosome 5, Oket_V2, whole genome shotgun sequence:
aacacttactttggccgcctttccttctagttctctgctgccaatgactggaacgaattgcaaaaatctttgaagctggagtcttacatctccctctctaacttgaagcatcagctgtctgagcagcttaccaatcactgtacctgtacacagccaatctgtaaatagcacacccgactacctcatccccatattattacttaccctgttgctcttttgcaccccagtatctctacttgcacatcatcatctgcacatctatcactccagtattaatgctaaatgtAATTGTTTTCGcctctagggcctatttattgcctacctcactactcttctacatttgtacactgtacatagattattttctatttttattttattttgtgttgttgactgtatgtttgtttatgtgtaactctgtgttgttgtttttgtcgcactgctttgctttatcatggccaggtcacagttgtaaattagaacttgttctcaactggcctacctggttaaataaaggtgaaattttaaAAAAATGATATTGACAGATCTGACATCAGGAGTTTGATGAAGCGTAACATTTTAAAGAGCTTTGAGgactactactacagtatattattactTCATATCAACAGTAATAAACTACTATACTAAAGTGTAGATTCATTATACCTAAAATGTATATCTTCTTCATAACAAGACAGAGAAAAATGTAAGTCATTATCAAGTCAACGAGCCTATCTGAGGAAGTGAAGCGACTGAACCAGACAATACGGGCTGATACACTGGCACCCCCTTGTGGTAAACCATCTGAAGAGGTGGTCTCAGTCAAACTACAATAATCCTTTAGGAACCAGTCAAAGGCACTAGGgggccctctctctttccccatgaCATCCAGAGAAACAGACACGGGCCAGCCTTACCTAGTTTTACATTTCCAAACAATGATAGATTTGTTTGGAGAAAAAGATGATGAGATATCCCAGGCAGGACCAATGCCCAACTATCCAATTAGCTGAGAAAATATCGAGCCCAAACTGTTGTATTTGCCACAATAGCGCTTATCTGGTCTCAGCATACAGTAAACagaagagaggaaaaggaaaCTGCTGAGGCTAAAGCATCTGGTTTACAGGATGACAGGGGCCATCAGGCCAAGTATGCTTAGTTTGAGTAAACAGTGTCACTGCTAATTTATGATATCGCCAAGTGCACAGATACATTCAAGCACAACAGCTTTAACAACAGAGCTCCCTGTTTCACTGTGGTTTATTTTATTACCTGTCATCTTCTTAATGGGAGCCAGGCGGAGGGCTAACGtacgctgtgtctgtgtgtgtgtgtctcaggcaTGTCTGGTTAACATGTGTGGTCgtggtggctcagttggtaaagcatggcgcttgtaacgccagggtagtgggttcgattcccgggaccacccatacgtagaatgtatgcacacatgactgtaagtcgctttggataaaagcgtcagctaaatggcatatattattaataatattattattatatattattaacaTCAGACTGAGACTGTTCATAATGAATGGATCAGACCAGCACTGATCCCTTCCTCAATTGGGCCTGATATCAGGGTCCTTAACCCTATCAGGACCTGGACCTGTCAGGGACTTAATCAGCAGACTATAGTGTAACACAGCCAGTTGGAGCTGGCCAAGGGGATGAGTAGTTCTGGCTCCATTTCTTGGCTGGCCTTGTAGGACCCTTAGATTTAGACATAGACTGAGGTTAATGTGGGATGTCTAGAGTGGAGGAGTGGCTCTTGACGTGGGAGTTATTGGAAATGACTGTTTGGACACAACATCCAGgcaacacacacctctcctccattcctccccctctcattggCCTCAGGGGCGGGCTAATGTAAGTTAGGCCCATGGCAACAGATCTGCTAGGGGGCCGGTCCTGTTTGTACACATAGCATTGGAGGTTTTTGCACTCTCTTTTTGCACTACAGCCGCTCTGGTCGAAGTCATCATAGGGACTGGAATCAGGAGGGGTGGGGGAGTGGAGACTGTGGTGAGAGGAAGTGCGGGGTGGGATCTTTGTGGTTAAAGTAATTGATCGTATCAGTATGGTTATGATTGCTATTGGTGTTATCCCTCTTTTCTACACTGTACTGCTCTTCCTGTCAGTGGGGGTTGCCGCCGGGGTCTTCTCTTTTTAGCCTCCCTGATTGGACAAGGCACGCTGCTTCCTGGCGATGGGCTCCAGTGGTTGGCTATATGCGGGGGCGTAGAGTGGACCTACAGGGAGCGTCCAGGTCTCCAGTCTCCATCAGCCGCTCCAGGACCAGGAGTTGGTGGTGAAGGTTTTGGGGAAGTCCTTCTGGCTGTGGAGGGCACAGTAACACTGAAGGGAGCCCCAGGAGTTCCACATGTCCCTACGCTTCAGCTGGGTCAGGTCCTTCAGGTACACCTTCAGACTTGATTTAGACTggactgacagagacagagacagacacagagagaacttCAATGTGGGACTGAATGCATCAATATCGTCATACATTCAATTCAAATCCGTCTTACCTTCTGCCTTATCTGGTTGATCTCATTGTAAGTGAGGTGGTCCCTCTCCTTCATGGACATGTTCACCTTCATCTTCACAGGCGTGATCGTCTCCATTTTCTCCATCCCATGGTGCTTGATTGACTGCTGGTACAAATACAAGAAGACAGTGAGTTTAGGAACTCCTCTGGCATCTCTGCCGTGGAATCGCCGGGAGTTTAACCAGGGCAGCTTTATCTGGCTTTGGCATTGGCTGGTTGGGCCTTTGCTGCAGCTCatcacggggcggcagggtagcctagtggttagagtgttggactagtaaccgaaaggttgaagAGTAGCAACATATTTTCTCTGCCTTTCTATATTTCTCACaaatttcaatttaaaaaaaaattacttGTCTGATGTGATCCTCAATCTCAATGGTCTTCCAGGTCTTGACAGACTTCAGGCAGATCATTTTGGCCCTCTGTGCAGGGTTCGGGGACATGCGTCGGGGGTCCCAGGAGGTGTAGGCCACGTTAAGGCTGGGATGCCTCAAGTACGGGCTGTCCTTCTCCTTCTGGCTCTGGGCAATTGTCTCTGCACATCAAAACAACAACAGTCCCTCATCACTCCTCTGCCAATCAATATAAATTGGACTAGGAGAGTATGAAAGCTGAAGCAGTTCAATATGAATATAGGGATGAGGGAGAAAGGAGTACTGTATGTGCTGGGTGTTATCATGTGTTAGCTCACCCACTGGCTGGATGTACTTGAGGAGCTGGTTGCTCTTCAGGCCTATGAGATGAGCTCCCTTGGTGTAGTAGGTGAGAACATGGTCCCCGTCCTCCCTGTCTGGTCGCACGGCACGCCGGATCAGCCTCAGAGTCTTTTTATGGTAGTACCTGGTCAAAGGTAGGGGACAGTCAAATATGGCTGACACAGCTGACCACCAGAATGTATTATTTCTGTGTAAACAGATAACGTTTATTGAAAATTCATAAGATACTGCAATGAAAAGTTGTTTATTTTTGTTTTCCCCTGAAAATGTCTTGTTAACTTACATAATCTTTGACGACATACAGTTAGTACACACTCATGTATAGCTTCACATGATGTCGGTCGGCTATTCATATACAAAAAGAAAGTAGCATGACTTAGAATGGCTTACTGTACTATCTGTGTTGTAGTACCACTGGACAGGATACCAGCAGCCAGCATCCTGGTCAGGGCCTTGTAAAACACTGTCTCACACACCTCAACAGACTGGGATGGGTCCGCTCCTTCAGCTCagaaaggagtgagagagaggacagtaagCACCATCTTAATACAGTCTCACAAACGCTATGGCAGCTCTGTGAGTCGTATGTTCATATTTACGTGTGAATCCAGATGTGTTTAGTGAAGGCAACATCTTAGTCGGGGATCTTCACCTTTCACACACTTGGAGAAACGCTGGCTGTCCGCCATCACATGCAGGAAATCTTGAAACCCCACCTCTCCGTCCTCTGAAGCCAAGAAACAAaaacagccagtcagccagcctgtcaACTCATGTCAACTAAGGGAATGTGTAGGACTGCACCCCAAAAGGCaacctatagtgcactacttttgaccagagccctatatggGTACAAATGTcccgcactatatagggaacagggggtcatttgggacacaaactaTTTTTATGTATTCTGTTCTAACATGTTTATAATGGAAAGCACGTTGTTATATTTTGGGGTAATTCCAGATACTGAGGCAGAAACATATGTCGTAGTCAGCCTTCTGCAGGGCTTTCTTCACCTCCTCTGGGCTGATACTGATCCCCACTCTGTCCAGTGTGGACGCCAGGCCCTCCTCATTGAGAGAGCCATCGCTGTTCTTTGCAAACTGCTCAAAGACTTCTTTGAAGGCTACAGGTGGTAGAATAGACAATAGATATGATTGTTTGATTGTTGCCCATAACATAGGAACATCACTTCAAAATACATGTACAATAGAAGATCATCATTAATTAATTCATTTTAAAAAAGGGGTTTTGTATTGGTAGCTAGTATTAGTTGACAATAGAAGACAGGCTAACAGTATGCATGCTACTTACCATCAGACTGGGCATCGATCTGGGGATCGTCAGGCACCGTAGTTGCCAGGTCTTCAATACGAGTCATGCCCCTACAGGCAAACAGGCACAAGCACATAGAGGTGTCAGGGAATAACAGTGACAGTTGTGGGGAACAGAATAGGTATGAATGGTAAGTATGGAGCAGAGGGTAGGTACTGACAGTGAGTTTAGGAACTCCTCCAGGTCCTCTGTGTTGATGGTGCTGTCTGGCATCTCTGCCGTGGAATCGCCGGGAGTTTAACCAGGGCAGCTTTATCTGGCTTTGGCATTGGCTGGTTGGGCCTTTGCTGGAGCTCatcacggggcggcagggtagcctagtggttagagtgttggactagtaaccgaaaggttgcaagttcaaatcccccgagctgacaaggtacaaatctgtcgttctgcccctgaacaggcagttaacccactgttcctaggccgtcattgaaaataagaatttgttctcaactgacttgcctagttaaataaaggtaaaaaaaaaaaatcctcttgGTGATATCCCTGGGTTTGAATCGCTCTGACATCTGTCGGTTGGGACTTTGTTGGAGATTCTCACAGCGGATGGTTCCGCTTCTCTTGGTGATCTCTCTAGCTTTGAGTCTGTCTGAATCTGTCATGGCTTGGTTGAGTCTACACTGCCTTGCTCtgctccatggaaggaccctttTATCCAGGGTTCTTTGGCTATTGGCAGGATGTTATCTTCTTTCTGTTTACCTAGTTTGGTCTTGTAGAAGTCTTTGACTTTGCCCTGGACTTTGTCATCTTCTCCACTTCGACTGGGCCGTGACCAGCTGTACTTCGGTTTGGCCGGTAAGTTTTTCTGCATGACCTTAGCTCCAACACCAATCTCCTCTGGGATACCGGCCACCATCACAGTCTTATGGGCCTTTTCTGTCTTGGCAGAAAGCTTCACGCTGGGCCGGTCATTCTGAGTGAGAAGTGGGTTGGCGGTGGTCACAGCCACGGCTGTCTTGGGCAGGAGGAGTGGGAACTTGATCTTCTTCCTGCCGCTGTCAATGTTATCTGGGGATGTAGCGGACTTCCCCTGGCGGACTTCAGCGTTAGCTCGCTCTGACTCCGAACTGGACCTGTCATCAGAGCTCCAAGACGGACTCTTCAGCCTCAGCTTCACTAGGAACCTTGACACCTTCTTCTGGGCCTCCTGAGAGAACAAAACCCTCCAATAAATGTAACTAGCAAAGTAAACCTCAATGGTGTAAAGTAatgaagtaaaaatacttgaacaTACTATAAGTCGTTGTTTGGGGTAGCTGTACTTcacagttgaagacggaagtttacatacacttagggtggagtcattaaaacttgtttgtcaaccactccacaaatgtcttgttaacaaactatagtttggcaagttggtttggacatctactttgtgcatgacacaagtcatttttccaacaattgattacagacagattatttcacttataattcactgtatcacaattccagtgggtcagaagtttacatacactaagttgactgtgcctttaaacagcttggaaaattccagaaaatgatgtcatggctttagaagcatctgataggctaattgacatcatttgagtcaattggaggtgtacctgtggatgtatttcaaggcctaccttcaaactcagtgcctatttgtttgacatcatgtgaaaaccaaaagaaatcagccaagacctcagagaacAAATtgtgacctccacaagtctggttcatccttgggagcattttccaaaagcctgaaggtaccacgtccatctgtacaaacaataatacgcaagtataaacaccatgggaccacgcagccgtcataccgctcaggaaggagacgcgttctgtctcctagagatgaacgtactttggtgcaaaaagtgcaaatcaatcccagaacaacagcaagggcGCTTGCTGAATGGGcgctcagcaaggaggaagccactgctccaaaaccgccataaaaaagccagactagagTTTGCAACTGAATAGGGGGACAACGGtcatactttttgaagaaatgtcctctggtctgatgaaacaaaaatagaactgtttggccataatgaccatagttatgtttggaggaaaaagagggaggcttgcaatccgaagaacaccatcccaaccgtgaagcacgagggtggcagcatcatgttgtggtggtgctttgctggagggacttgtgcacttcacaatatagatggcattgtgagggaggaaaattatgtggatatattgaagcaacatttcaagacatcagttaaagcttggtcgcaaatgggtcttccaaatggacaatgaccccaagcatacatccatTTGGCTGGTTCCACCACCACTGTCTCGGTTACCAACTCAGTTCTTGAGAGATCTCATTTAAAATCTCACATAACCAAATACCACTACCAAACAAATTCCTGAATTTACCAAAATAACACTTTGAAGACATGTTTGGAATTGGTAGGAATATGTTATTTTGGAACAATTTGGATTATTGTTATACAATAAATAGCTTTAACCAACCTCTTAAAAGCGCATGATCATCAATAGGCCAGAGA
This window contains:
- the LOC118370836 gene encoding uncharacterized protein LOC118370836, which codes for MADSQRFSKCVKGADPSQSVEVCETVFYKALTRMLAAGILSSGTTTQIVQYYHKKTLRLIRRAVRPDREDGDHVLTYYTKGAHLIGLKSNQLLKYIQPVETIAQSQKEKDSPYLRHPSLNVAYTSWDPRRMSPNPAQRAKMICLKSVKTWKTIEIEDHIRQATLPPRDELQQRPNQPMPKPDKAALVKLPAIPRQRCQRSS